The following coding sequences lie in one Xiphias gladius isolate SHS-SW01 ecotype Sanya breed wild chromosome 24, ASM1685928v1, whole genome shotgun sequence genomic window:
- the si:dkey-166k12.1 gene encoding solute carrier family 22 member 13: MNFDQILSAIGGFGRYQKILYVWICLPQILLAFHMMVSIFTGATPPHHCRDNSSSVAGDQSFLPAELSLNLSLSDSFCFPADVLLRGNRTERVPCGHGWVYSKETFQSTTVTEWDLVCDKAGLNSFGSSTYMFGLLVGSLVFGAMADRYGRRFVLLLSIALQTVFGVAVAFAPNYPVYVILRFVVGTTISGVIINAFVLGTEWTCTKRRMLAGIITDYAFGLGYMLLAGVAYLIRDWRKLQLAISAPGFLLIFYIWVLPQSARWLLANDRREEAIALLRKAALVNGRVLPPAAQVEKCEILGGGKRSHSAVDLVRTPQMRKRAIILFYIWFVNVLVYYGLSLGVSRLGTNLYLTQFVFGLVEIPARSLVLLVLPCSRRLSQSGFLAVGGLACLLMLAVPADHPNVVTGLAMVGKFGITASFAVIYVYTAEIFPTVLRQTGIGVSSMFARMGGVLAPIINMLHNHSPATPLVIFGTFPLLGAVLALALPETADRPLPDTVEDAENWDVRSPPNKDNPEMCEDISQSASSTEEQELQHLASKA; encoded by the exons atgaattTCGACCAGATCCTCTCTGCCATCGGAGGCTTCGGCAGATATCAGAAAATATTGTACGTATGGATTTGTTTGCCCCAGATCCTCCTCGCCTTCCACATGATGGTGAGCATCTTTACCGGGGCCACGCCACCGCATCACTGCCGCGACAACTCGAGCTCGGTAGCCGGGGACCAGTCCTTCCTCCCCGCTGAGCTCAGCCTGAACTTGAGCCTCTCGGACTCCTTCTGCTTCCCCGCCGATGTCCTGCTGCGGGGCAACCGGACGGAGCGCGTCCCGTGTGGCCACGGATGGGTGTACAGCAAGGAGACTTTCCAGAGCACCACGGTCACCGAG TGGGATCTGGTGTGCGACAAAGCTGGACTGAACAGTTTTGGTTCATCCACCTACATGTTTGGCCTGTTGGTGGGATCTTTGGTGTTTGGAGCCATGGCTGACAG GTACGGCCGACGTTTCGTCCTGCTGCTGTCCATCGCTCTTCAGACTGTGTTTGGAGTCGCTGTGGCCTTTGCACCCAACTACCCTGTCTATGTGATTCTTCGCTTTGTAGTTGGAACCACAATATCGGGAGTCATCATCAATGCTTTTGTACTTG GCACTGAGTGGACATGCACTAAGAGACGCATGCTGGCTGGTATCATCACGGACTATGCCTTTGGCCTGGGCTACATGCTGCTAGCAGGTGTAGCATATCTGATACGAGATTGGAGAAAGTTGCAACTGGCTATATCAGCCCCAGGCTTCCTGCTCATCTTCTATATATG GGTTCTCCCTCAGTCTGCCAGATGGTTGTTGGCCAATGACAGGAGAGAGGAAGCCATCGCACTCCTCCGCAAGGCGGCACTTGTTAATGGCCGGGTTTTACCTCCCGCTGCACag GTAGAGAAGTGTGAGATTTTAGGTGGAGGGAAGCGAAGTCACTCGGCAGTGGATCTCGTACGAACACCTCAGATGAGGAAGAGGGCTATCATCTTGTTCTACATCTG GTTTGTGAACGTTCTGGTGTACTACGGCCTCTCATTAGGTGTGTCCAGGTTAGGGACAAACCTCTATCTGACCCAGTTTGTGTTTGGGTTGGTTGAGATCCCCGCTCGTTCTCTGGTCCTACTCGTCCTGCCCTGCAGCCGCCGACTCTCCCAGAGCGGCTTCCTGGCTGTTGGAGGACTCGCCTGTCTGCTAATGCTCGCTGTCCCTGCAG ATCATCCCAATGTCGTCACTGGTCTCGCCATGGTGGGGAAGTTTGGTATAACCGCTTCCTTTGCTGTAATTTATGTGTACACTGCTGAGATATTCCCCACTGTGCTACG GCAAACAGGCATTGGTGTATCAAGTATGTTTGCGAGGATGGGTGGTGTGTTAGCACCCATCATCAACATGCTTCATAATCACAGCCCTGCTACGCCTCTGGTCATCTTCGGTACCTTCCCGCTGCTCGGTGCTGTCCTGGCCCTGGCACTGCCGGAAACTGCCGACAGACCTCTTCCTGACACAGTGGAGGATGCAGAGAACTGGGACGTGAG GTCACCTCCGAACAAGGATAACCCTGAGATGTGCGAGGATATTAGCCAATCAGCTAGCAGCACAGAGGAACAGGAGCTACAGCATCTGGCAAGCAAGGCCTAA